The nucleotide sequence TTGATTccctcattcattcactcattcattcactcagcTGGAGAGTTTAAAGAAGCATATTTCTGCTGTCTGTCAtttaaaacaatcatttttaaaaatatcagtGAGTCTTGGAGTCCTTCAGCCGCAGTGGAGACTTTCTTCACCAACATGTTCAGAGAACGATCAGTGGATGAATCAGCAGCGTTACTGAGCAGAGAATTAAACATTCTCGTCATGGTTCATCATGTTCATACACATCGTATCGGTGCATTAAAACATCGGTTCTAGTGGAGTGAAGCCCCTCCTCTGCTTCCCCGTCGCCACGGCGACTCGTCAAACCGGGGCTTCATCCACACCGTCTCACGCACCAAACTCCAGGTGGAGCTACTCCGAGTTAAACCAGCTCAAATGAGCTGCTGTGGACCCGAACACTTCTGTCTCAGAGCAGATGGACTCTCGGTTCAGGGTGAGACTGAGTTTGATGAACCTGCTGAGAGACGGAGCGCTGGACTCCACTTCAGGTGTAGAGACTGTTCAGCCAGGTTCAGGTTTATTCAGGGTTCAGGAAATATTTGACTGTTGGTGTCGATCAGACTGCATCATGAGAatatctccttttttttttttttttttttttgtatttacatctGTTTCCAGGAAATCATGACTCTTCATCTTCGGTTTCATCCAACCTCAAGCAAAAACCTTCCTCGAAGTAGGTGACTCCTCAAGACTGGTTTTGTATTTAGACGTGTTTTAAACCGCCGAGCAGAAGATACTGAAGAATCCCCTGCTGCATCTTTGCTCCTCTTTAGGTCTGTTCACACTCCAGGCCAAGCTGATGAAAGTTCAGCCAGTTTGGGGCGTGGCCTCTgggtgagggggcgtggcctccgAGCTCGTGCAGCTTTTTCATGTATGAACCGAGATGTCTCATGTATGAGACACCGGAGACTGCGTCTACAACTGTCACACTTATTAGCAGTTAATTATGTGCATCTGATTACCAACATTTAAAACgttttaaaactgaaactgtGTTCAGAgcaaaccttgtttttttcttgtttgttttttgttttttaagtgagGTGTTTTATATTTTGACCAATAgggtttatgtgtgtgtttgtgtgtcagttcCTCAGAAGCAGGACATTCCAGCAGGAGAGACACTGGCAGCTCCAGCGactctgacagcagctctgggtCCGAGTCGGACAGTGAACGCACCGCCGAGGAGCCACTCCCACCGCCAGACCAGCCACAGGTGGCGTCTTGCTCCTGGGTTTTGTGTGTCGTCAGTATAAATGCTGCACGTTTcctcatggtgtgtgtgtctgtgtgtctgtgtctacAGCCTGATGGCCCGGCTCTGGGCCGTGGCGACTGGCAGCTGGGGAACTGGATCCGgtccagccagcagagctccggcGCTGAAGGCCACGGCGCCGCTCACGTCTCTGAAGGGCCGGCTCACCGACCGCTGCAGCGGACTCCCGGCTCCGGGCGCTCCGGGCTGgaggccgccgccccccccagcGGCGAGGCGGAGCCCCAGGGTTCTTCTCACCAAGCAGAGTCCACCCCCGGCCCCGGTGCTCCCCAGCAGCTCAGTCTCCAGAAAGCCGTCCCTGCTGATGGGGACGGACGCCGCGGTTCCAGGAAACCGTCACAGAGCACTGCAGCCGGCGGTCCGGGCGCCGCGGCGACCGCTCAGACCAGAGACTCCAGCTTCACAGACAAACCCAAGGTCAAGACGAAAGCCGGACTCGGCGGGAACTCCCAGGACAAGGTGTCCATTAAAATCCGTCTCAAAAGGAGTTCTATCCTCCCGCCGGCTCTCTGTCCATCATGTGGTGCTCCACATCCAGACCGGAGCTCCTGCCCCGCCCAGAGTTCTGCTCCGCCCGGCCCGCCCTCTCTGGCTCCTCCAGACACAGGGAGTCGTAGCAGGTCCAGAGCGGCGCCTCGTGAAGTCAGCCGCAAGCGCCTCAAGCAGCCCGGCCGCACGGCCAAGGCCGGCCGGGGCCTGAGCAGCAGTCCTCCGTCCCTGCTGGTGAGGCTGGACCTGAGCCTGCTCTCCAGAGTCCCTcagacccccagcagctccccccAGGGGCCCCCCGGCCCCGTGAGGCCCTCGGCAGCGGTCAGGGAGGCAGACGGAGGGGACGCCTCTGCCAGACACGCTAAAACCAGCAGCAGGCACAGAACGCCCAACGTGAGGGAGAGCCCGGTGCTGCTGGACGTGAACCCAGTCCGGTCTGTCTTCATGTGCGGTTTGTCTCCTTCCAGGGTGACGTGGAACATCCCGCCGTCCCCAGGAAGAAACGGAAGCTGGAGAACAGCAGTACCCCAACTGTTCCTGCCAAACCAGAGTAGGCCTCCTCCAGCAGTCGGCTTGTTCTCCAGGTTCGTTTGCTCTTCACCGAgctctctgatcctcctccgCAGAATGTCCAACAAGCCAGCGGAGGCGAGGAAGAAGACCAGGAAGACTTCACAGCAGCCCGCCGTCTTCAAGGACACAAAGCCCCAGAGCGGCTGTTCAGGGAGGAGTCCCGAGTCCAGCGGGGAACCGGCGAGGAGCAAAGGctccagcagagagaagaagaagaagaacagcgGCGGGAAACACAGGGCAAAGGTCTTCAGCGTTGACCGCACGTACTGGTAATTACCACGGCTTTCATCTGTCGTCAGTACTGTGCCTTGTGCTCAGCAGAAGCCACCAAAGACGAACCCGGCCGCCCCGTCGCCTTCACAGCCCACGAGCCACGCTTTGACCAACCGGCCGCTGCTCAGGCCGGAGGAGAGGTGAGACCAGGAACAGCTTTCCTctcaggaggtgtttgaccagTGGAAATAAAACCCTGAGAGCAGAGACGGCTCTCGCCCACACTTCTGAATGAGTTTTATCAgcaaatgaaaagcttttcacAGAAGTGTGTTGTTCCGTTGGGACGgagtcagagcagcagagtgagacCGTGAGGCCCAGAGATGCTGCAGCACGGAGCCTCACAGCAGTTCCCACTGCTTCTGCATTTATTTCCAAGACTTTGTGGAGACGGCAGACTGACCTGGGTgtccgcttcctcctgcaggcgCTATCCGGTCAAGCATTACATCAAGGAGGCCAAACGGCTGAAGCACAGAGCAGACGCAGAGGTAGAGCTCCTCTTGTTGGCGTCTTGCGGCTGCTCTGTGGACTCACTGCTGTCCCCGCTTTGTTTCCCGCCCTGCAGCCGGATAAGCTCCGGAAGGCCTTCAGCTACCtggaggcggccatgttcttTGTGGAGAGCGGCATCGCCATGGAGAAGGACCCGCAGATTTCTACGTCCTCCTACACCATGTTCGCGGAGACGGTGGAGCTCCTCAAGTATGACCGGCCGCCGTGGCCGAGCGCCCGCTGCGCTGCGCATCAGATGTTCAGAacgccacttcctgcctcctctgcaGGTTCGTGCTGAAGCTGAAGAGTTCAGGggagtcttcctcctctccctcagaAAAGGACTTCTTGTCTCTATGGTGAGAAGCAGAGGACCGTGTAGCACTTCACGTGTTTTCAAGCTTTCCAGACAGACtgaagaagagtgtgtgtgtctgtgtgtgtgtctgtgtgtgtgtctgtgtgtgtgtctgtgtgtgtgtctgtgtgtgtgtctgtgtgtgtcctgcagtctgaagtgccaggctctgctgcagatGACCATGTTTCGCCACAAACGTAAAGCTGCAGTGAAGTATTCGAAGACGCTGACGGAGCACTTCGCTGTGAGTCCTCCgctggaggttctgctgctgtggaaaatcAGAACCAGCATTTTGttgaacttcttcttcttcttctgttttttcagACTTTTGCTCAGACGACGCACAACCCTCCCAGGTGAGTCGTCCGCCTCCTCCTTCTCGTCACTGCTCTGTGTCTCCGTCAACATGGTGAGGTCTCACGTCTCCGTCCCTCCAGGGCGGCAGACCAGCCGTCCCCCGGCGCCGGGTCCACCGCGGTACTTCCTCAGGCCATCGAGCAAGTGGCCTTCAACTACGTCGGCATCACCACCTTGGTGCTGAGCTCCCATGAGGTGTGGGAGCAGGCGGAGGCGCTGGCTCAGGGAGGCGGCGGTGAGAACCCACCGCCAGACCGGACCAGATCCAACCAGAACAGATTCAGGGTGGAGACGTGGTTCAAAGCCCGGCCGTCAAGCCAGGGGGgttctaagtgtgtgtgtgtgtgtgtgtgtgtgtgtgtgtgtgtgtgtctgtgtgtgttgcaggtctGCTGTCGGAGCTGGACGCCGTCCTGGGTCCGCTGAGCCTCTCTTCAGCCATGAGCTCCATGGTGCGGTACACCCGGCAGGGCCTGCACTGGCTGAGGCTGGACAGCCACCGGGGTTGAGGGTTCCACGCCGGACCAAGCCGCTCCTGGGTGTGTTCAGCCGTCCTTCCTTCTCAGTTCGGACTCCGTTCAGCAACAACACTGATGTCTGTAATGCTGGAAGTGCAAGACGGTGGTCCCTGAACACACCGCCGGTTACCCAGAATGCCGTTGGTAGCCTGGATTATAACTTGATTATGTGATTGTTTTGCACAAACTGACACAGATGAGATTTGACTTCAGGACTGCACAGTAATCAGGAAACCCAGGTCTTAAGGACGTTTTGAGTCGTTCACACATTTGTAAATAGATATTTAAATCCTGGGACGTTTCTGTCTTCCAGAGTGAAAGACTGGACTTACTTTGACCTTGTTTCTCTGACCGGGTCAGAAGTTAATTCAGGCATTTCTGTTCCACATGGCCGCACTAATTTCATTTGCTGCTGCTCGCCAAATCCTAACTGTtcaggaaaataaatcaaatatttaCTAAAGTGCCGTAAAATAATTATATCACAAACTTCCATGTTGGAAAGTGatctttttttcaaagcttCTAAACTCTGTTCTCAGATTAAACTATGCTcagggtggaaaaaaataaccaaaaatgaATCATTGACATGAAGAATGAAATGATTGAAACAATCAAACCGTGACCTGCGAACAAAGAGGAGAGATTCTGTCGGTTCCCTTCACATCAGGCCTGTTTCACTTCAGGGTCTGCAGCCACTTGCTGATTGGAAATACTTCATTTAACCCACGTTTGAAGAGTTTCTGGTTCCTTTAGTGATTCCTGGTGTCCACTGGCTGTCGACAGGTGAGGTCTGTTAGCTTCACGTGCTAACGCCGCGTTGTGTCGGCGAACTGAttttcacactgctgtcagTCAAGATTGGTGTTAGCTTCAGCTCACGCAAAGATTAGCATCAGCTTCTTCAGCTCTTATCAAGATTAGAGTCAGCTGTTTTAGCATTGGATTCTTTAGCTAGCGTCAGAATTAGCATCAGCTTCAGTCAGCGTTTCGATTGACGTGGGGTTTAGAGAGCATGAAGATTTGTTTTAGCTTTAGAGTGGAGCGGTGTCTGAATGAATCATTCTGTTACAGGCTGTTTGTTGGATCACAAGCTAACATGTTTCCTTCTTGAGACATGAAATAAGAAGGTTTACAGGAGCTTCAGCCGGCCTGCTTCCTCGTTTCAGGGCCAGCCCGGACCCAGAACCActacagaaccagaaccagtcaGTAAAATGTTAACGTCCCTCAAACAGGGGCTCCCATCACAGCGAGAGGGAAACCGTCTCTTTTTCATTTACAGCAGCCCGGTTGGTCGAAGCTGTTTGTTCCCTTAGTGTTTTTGCAGCAGGAAGCTGGATGAATTTCAGTTGGTCTCGTTGAAGCAGGCCGCCACTCCAGTCTTTTCCTCATCCGTGGTTCTGAAGACCTGCAGGACTGCGCCGGTCCCTACTTCTGTTTACCCTCAGTTTGACTCGAAGAGTTTAGTTTGATGAGAATGTAAATATGGAGGAAGCGATCCGATTTGGACACAAGGGCAGAACTTTGCACTTCGGTTGGTGTTGGGGTACAAATCAAAGGGCTTGATGAGGAACAGGAGTGTGTTCCTCTCCttacactctgtgtgtgtgtgtgtgtgtgtgtgtgtgtgtgtgtgtgtgtgtgtgtgtgtgtgtgtgtgtgtgtgtgtgtgtgtgtgtgtgtgtgtgtgtgtgtgtgtgtgtgtgtgtgtgtgtgtgtgtgtgtgtgtgtgtgtgtgtgtgtgtgtgtgtgtgtgtgtgtgtgtgtgtgtgtgtgtgtgtgtgtgtgtgtgtgtgtgtgtgtgtgtgtgtgtgtgttatggaaAGGAGCGGTGCTGTGTGAATCATGACTGTTTACGTTGGCGGGAAGCTCAAACAGCCCGAGTCTTCTCATTTCTGTTCGCCTTCTTCTCGGCTGTCGgtgcctcatttttttttattattctgcaCAATTAATGATTTACTGGGAAAAGTGTTTTGAACGAtgcttttttccctctctctttttgtgagatttatttaaaaaaaaaaaaaacgtgttgcAGATGTAAATAAACACTGGAAACTACATCTGTGTTTACTGTAATTTATTGAAGGCACTACAGTTCCATTATCTGGACATGTTAGGGAGAAAAAGCTGACAGTATTACCAAGTAATCTCTGGAAAGTCCTTGTTTCATTGGTGTATTACAATATACACAACACTGCTCAGTCCTACAAGACTTCACACTACTTCATTGCTGATTGAACAGAACGCATCGCGGTCGCCGTCCCGGTGATTTACTCCTCTCAGACGTTGGGGTTGTTGAACGCCAACTGCAACAGAAGGAAGGTCTCAGCACGTCATTTCCCTTCAGACGGAGATCTAACGGCGTTCTGAACCTGTACTCACCACGCCGCTCGATGTGGGATTGGCTGAAAAGCTGATGCTGACCTGCATGCGGCCTCGGGCGCGGATGGCGTCAAACAGAAATTTACAAATGAGGCAGACGACCAGGATGGCACCGATGACACCAATGACGGCGCCGGCGATCACGCCTGTTCGTAGAGAGGAAAGGTTCTGCGACGACTGCTCGTGCTTGGAAATACAGGTTTTAAGAGGATATGGAGGATAAGAGTAACGTGAGGAAACATGGCTGCCGCTTGTTGCTTACCACCATTGCCGCCGTCACTGCCGCTGCCGGGATCATCAGTGGGAAACACCGGGTCCTTGTTCTCGTCCGTGTGGTAGTCTGAAAGTTTGACAGACAGCGGGTGAGTGGTCTGCCCGTCCTCACAGTGGACAGTAAAGAAAAGAGACTTTACACTGGCGGTGGCGGCAGACGAAGCCCCTCCTCTCCAGGCAGTTGTTGTCGTTCCAGAGGCCGTCGTGGTACATCTCCACGCACTCCTCCTCGCCGGTCTCCCCGGGGTGGAATGCCGCGTTGGGCTCGCCCGCCGCCCAGTTGAGGAAGCCCACGGCCGTCTTGTCGGTCCACCCCCAGCTGACTGTAACGACAcacagcagcgtccagcaggcCGGCGCACTCCGCCCTCCGGACACGCTACGGGGGTCCGGACTCACAGTTCCTGTCCCGGGTCAGGCCGATCCACAGGTGGAGGTACTTGGTGCGGTTGAGGCTGACGATGAACTCCACCTCTGCCCGGCTGTGGAAGGACGCCAGCTCGGCGTGGGCCTGCTGGCAGCTGTGCTGCGCCTCGGACCAGGAGAAGCCCTTCCTCCCGTCGTACGTGTAGTAACAGTGGCGGCCGTACGGCACAAAGTCCAACACACACTGCCCGTCGCCGGGGGCGGGGGTCGGCGGCGGAGAGTCTGAAACACAACCAGTCCTCAACTACTGCCAAGTACGGGCACGGGTTTGGAATAACAATCTGCGTTATTGTAAGTTTAAAGCtttagaaacaggaagtggttaaTAAAACCAATCCCGTCAACCGAGGAGGGTCGTCAAAGCCTGGGACGGAGGGGGCGGTACCGTAGGAGATCTTGCAGATGTAGGACTTGGCCACGGCGCAGTCGGTGTCGTTCCAGGTGCCGTGGAAGGGGAAGGCGGCGTGCATGCTGACGCAGCCCTCGTCCTGCAGGTTGCTGGGCTCTCCGGGGCCCCACTGGGTGAAGAACACCGGCCAGCCGTCCGACCACTTGTAGGAGCCGTCGCCCTGCGGCACCGTCGGGGGACAGAATGTTTGGAGACGTGAGACACTGATAGAGACCTCGGGAGCCCAAGGTTCTGATCCCGTCAGTCAGTTTAATGAGAGTGTTTTCCAGGCAGCACCTGGCGCCGGAGTCCCATCCAGGCCTCGTGTTTGCCCTGCAGGACCACCCCGGACAGGAAGGCCTGCTCGTAGCTGGAGTCCACGCTGACCAGGTCCCCCCGGTCCTGCTGCCGGCAGGCGGCCTGCGCCGCCTCCCAGctcgccgcctcctccaccagcttgtAGCAGTTCTGGTACCAGGAGATGTAGCCGGACGGGCAGGGGCGCTTGGTCGCCGGGGAGGGATCGATGCTGCTCgctgaggggggaggggggaaacaCACCAGCCAGAACATTAAGACCGTCTGCTCCTGAACGGCTCAGGCGCCGCGTTTCTGATTCCGCCGCCGCGGCGCTGACTGACATTTCTTCATGGAGCAGACGAAGCTGTGGTTCTTGCTGCAGGCGTCGTCGTTCCACCTGCCGCTCGCCACCATGGTGTGAGTGATGGCCACGCAGTGTTCCtgtggagaggagcaggagaagctggagacgCCTGGCGGCTGAGGAGGACTGTTCTGTCGCAGTGGAGCGACGGCCGTACCGCTCCGCCCACGTTGTTGGGCTCGTTGTCGTTCCAGTTGGTGTAGAGTACCGAGCTGACCCCGTCGCTCCAGGCGTACTGGTTCTCCACCAGAAGGTCCGACAGGCCGATCCACGTCTGGTGCTGCAGGTCCTTCAGGTAGCTGGTCACaaagtctgaggaggaggaggaagaggaggatggagacatGGAGGCTCTCTTCAGTCAGAACTCCTACATTAATCAGTGCTGAGCTCACTGTTCTCATCCTGGCTGTCGATGACGGCCAGATTGGCTCCCTGATCTTTGCACCAGTCCCGAGCGAAGAACCAGGAGCCATGGATGTCGTTGGCTTTCCCTTTGAACAGGAAGCACTTGTCCTTAAAACGCATCCAGcctgcaacaaaaacaattcAGGTTAAACTCCTGGAAGGACGATTGCGAACACTGGAAGAGACCagtatgttttattttcatcacaaaGCTCTCCAAAATATGTGAACAGAAGAGCCACAGAACCAGCAGGGCCTTAAGTAATAAGACTTGGACCCTCTGACCCTCACTGTGACGGACTCCCCCTCCCTGAGTTACCTTCCGGACAGTTTCCCTCCCAGGGCTGGGTGGGCGGGGGCGCAGTGTGGTCGTCTCCGTGGTATTTCTTACAGACGTAGCCCGCCCCGGCCCACCCACAGTTGACGTCGTTCCATCCACCTtcaacaggtcagaggtcatgaatGCATTTCAGGGCGTTTCAGGTTGGTGAAGGTGGCTGCCGTGCACAccgtgaccactagatgtcactgaaACCCACAGGCTGCGCCTGCAGTGACCTGTCATACCTTGATGTCTGTTCATCTGGACACACTGCTCCTCCCCGTTGGCGTTGTTGGGCTCACCGGGACTCCAGTGAGTGTAGGAGACCGGCGAGTTGTCCACCCAGCTGAGGAAGAAAGTCAGTAgttaatctggatgttagtacaggaagatgctctatgatctggaaATTGCTATCGTTCCAGTCAGCAGGTTAAATGGCGCTGCAGTGCAGACGtcattttggtctttttttatttaatcaagggattaaaatccacttttttttttttttttaactgtctgtCCCCTTCACTTGAAAGAAACAATTGAAAGTAAAGCTATTAAAGTGCTGCTTTTCAGTAAGGTGTGCTGCTTTCACATGAGTTAGtggtttcctctgtgtttgtgctgcttcccTCCATGAGGCTGACGTACAGGTACTGTCCGCTGGCCACGCCAAACTTCCTCAGTCCGATCCAGGCTGCGGAGACCTTCCCGGTGCCGACCTGGAGGGGCAGGAGAACACCGGGTCAGCAGCGGCCCTGCGGGGGAACCCCTCCGGGGCCCGGCGGCGCCTCACCATCCTGTTGACGTAGGCCTGCTCGTGCTGGTTGAGGATGGACACCAGCAGAGCCTTCTCGGCGTAGCAGCGCAGCACCGCCGTGTGGAAGTCCACCATGTCCGTGTCGTTGTAGTAGTAGCAGATGCCGTTGTACTTCCTCCAGCCGGGATTCGAACCGCACTCCAGCGCTTAAACGGGATTCAGATTTCATCAGAACACAACTATCGAAGACAAAGGTGATGAAACAAGGTAAAATCTATAATTTAATGGAAAGACTGAGTTAATTATAGTGGTTTAATTTAAGTCCTGATTTGAAAGAAGAGAGTG is from Salarias fasciatus chromosome 7 unlocalized genomic scaffold, fSalaFa1.1 super_scaffold_4, whole genome shotgun sequence and encodes:
- the LOC115382999 gene encoding AF4/FMR2 family member 1-like isoform X2, giving the protein MASQPSTLTEERNRLRLLAWKQRTQETSQTKDLIYDKFPVLGEPYKVYKEDELSSRIRRMFGSYDDVKSPRPFSMEGFPIPAYVAPSTKPPFHSQVLHSSTESHTGPSAVGRSSQPSKMLSASSSPEAVGQSSSRSPPSLIHGQSGEPGRSARQLKSEVHSELLEPSSPPPDAELPPPSHSTGPKTTDADAVDTPDRQRLHRSADPPAESVITGDVSARDMKQSPRDVAVSQTTRPGPLPSQTFPPPLSSKPPCSATTQKPTAYVRPMDGQDLLASESPELKPSPEPYVPGAEFISRSDLDKASAKPPSLETGAHEAQCVEDILREMTQCWPPVLTALHTPSTQQPSTGPLPAKDGERVSSCPGRRNHDSSSSVSSNLKQKPSSNSSEAGHSSRRDTGSSSDSDSSSGSESDSERTAEEPLPPPDQPQPDGPALGRGDWQLGNWIRSSQQSSGAEGHGAAHVSEGPAHRPLQRTPGSGRSGLEAAAPPSGEAEPQGSSHQAESTPGPGAPQQLSLQKAVPADGDGRRGSRKPSQSTAAGGPGAAATAQTRDSSFTDKPKVKTKAGLGGNSQDKVSIKIRLKRSSILPPALCPSCGAPHPDRSSCPAQSSAPPGPPSLAPPDTGSRSRSRAAPREVSRKRLKQPGRTAKAGRGLSSSPPSLLVRLDLSLLSRVPQTPSSSPQGPPGPVRPSAAVREADGGDASARHAKTSSRHRTPNGDVEHPAVPRKKRKLENSSTPTVPAKPEMSNKPAEARKKTRKTSQQPAVFKDTKPQSGCSGRSPESSGEPARSKGSSREKKKKNSGGKHRAKKPPKTNPAAPSPSQPTSHALTNRPLLRPEERRYPVKHYIKEAKRLKHRADAEPDKLRKAFSYLEAAMFFVESGIAMEKDPQISTSSYTMFAETVELLKFVLKLKSSGESSSSPSEKDFLSLCLKCQALLQMTMFRHKRKAAVKYSKTLTEHFATFAQTTHNPPRAADQPSPGAGSTAVLPQAIEQVAFNYVGITTLVLSSHEVWEQAEALAQGGGGLLSELDAVLGPLSLSSAMSSMVRYTRQGLHWLRLDSHRG
- the LOC115382999 gene encoding AF4/FMR2 family member 1-like isoform X1, with the translated sequence MASQPSSTLTEERNRLRLLAWKQRTQETSQTKDLIYDKFPVLGEPYKVYKEDELSSRIRRMFGSYDDVKSPRPFSMEGFPIPAYVAPSTKPPFHSQVLHSSTESHTGPSAVGRSSQPSKMLSASSSPEAVGQSSSRSPPSLIHGQSGEPGRSARQLKSEVHSELLEPSSPPPDAELPPPSHSTGPKTTDADAVDTPDRQRLHRSADPPAESVITGDVSARDMKQSPRDVAVSQTTRPGPLPSQTFPPPLSSKPPCSATTQKPTAYVRPMDGQDLLASESPELKPSPEPYVPGAEFISRSDLDKASAKPPSLETGAHEAQCVEDILREMTQCWPPVLTALHTPSTQQPSTGPLPAKDGERVSSCPGRRNHDSSSSVSSNLKQKPSSNSSEAGHSSRRDTGSSSDSDSSSGSESDSERTAEEPLPPPDQPQPDGPALGRGDWQLGNWIRSSQQSSGAEGHGAAHVSEGPAHRPLQRTPGSGRSGLEAAAPPSGEAEPQGSSHQAESTPGPGAPQQLSLQKAVPADGDGRRGSRKPSQSTAAGGPGAAATAQTRDSSFTDKPKVKTKAGLGGNSQDKVSIKIRLKRSSILPPALCPSCGAPHPDRSSCPAQSSAPPGPPSLAPPDTGSRSRSRAAPREVSRKRLKQPGRTAKAGRGLSSSPPSLLVRLDLSLLSRVPQTPSSSPQGPPGPVRPSAAVREADGGDASARHAKTSSRHRTPNGDVEHPAVPRKKRKLENSSTPTVPAKPEMSNKPAEARKKTRKTSQQPAVFKDTKPQSGCSGRSPESSGEPARSKGSSREKKKKNSGGKHRAKKPPKTNPAAPSPSQPTSHALTNRPLLRPEERRYPVKHYIKEAKRLKHRADAEPDKLRKAFSYLEAAMFFVESGIAMEKDPQISTSSYTMFAETVELLKFVLKLKSSGESSSSPSEKDFLSLCLKCQALLQMTMFRHKRKAAVKYSKTLTEHFATFAQTTHNPPRAADQPSPGAGSTAVLPQAIEQVAFNYVGITTLVLSSHEVWEQAEALAQGGGGLLSELDAVLGPLSLSSAMSSMVRYTRQGLHWLRLDSHRG
- the LOC115383382 gene encoding macrophage mannose receptor 1-like, with protein sequence MWYSWSDGTPLSHTNWADGEPNNHEGREECVEMVSSPSGTYSWWNDLNCDAHQDWICKIVKGKEPVEPRVAPTPLPALECGSNPGWRKYNGICYYYNDTDMVDFHTAVLRCYAEKALLVSILNQHEQAYVNRMVGTGKVSAAWIGLRKFGVASGQYLWVDNSPVSYTHWSPGEPNNANGEEQCVQMNRHQGGWNDVNCGWAGAGYVCKKYHGDDHTAPPPTQPWEGNCPEGWMRFKDKCFLFKGKANDIHGSWFFARDWCKDQGANLAVIDSQDENNFVTSYLKDLQHQTWIGLSDLLVENQYAWSDGVSSVLYTNWNDNEPNNVGGAEHCVAITHTMVASGRWNDDACSKNHSFVCSMKKSSSIDPSPATKRPCPSGYISWYQNCYKLVEEAASWEAAQAACRQQDRGDLVSVDSSYEQAFLSGVVLQGKHEAWMGLRRQGDGSYKWSDGWPVFFTQWGPGEPSNLQDEGCVSMHAAFPFHGTWNDTDCAVAKSYICKISYDSPPPTPAPGDGQCVLDFVPYGRHCYYTYDGRKGFSWSEAQHSCQQAHAELASFHSRAEVEFIVSLNRTKYLHLWIGLTRDRNFSWGWTDKTAVGFLNWAAGEPNAAFHPGETGEEECVEMYHDGLWNDNNCLERRGFVCRHRQYYHTDENKDPVFPTDDPGSGSDGGNGGVIAGAVIGVIGAILVVCLICKFLFDAIRARGRMQVSISFSANPTSSGVLAFNNPNV